A section of the Streptomyces sp. SCL15-4 genome encodes:
- a CDS encoding LysR family transcriptional regulator produces MTQSTGLDLNLLVALDVLLEEESVRGAARRLHLSEPAMSRTLGRIRKALGDPVLVRAGRRMVPTPHALAVRAEVGAVVERARALFAPGRDADLRTVTRTFTVLGHDMIAATHGAALFARAAREAPGVRLRFLSESHTDAPYLRQGIADLEVGVIDAAAPEVRVETVHEERMLGVVRPGHPLLDGELTPERFAGAAGHLSVSRRGRQHGPIDDALAALGLRRRVVGSVGSYPASLFVLRETDLVGLITEWGRPLADALGLAVFEIPLALPAMRVGFAWHPRHDADPAHAWLRDCVRELLTARTARSATGQPAPAFRFRPV; encoded by the coding sequence ATGACGCAATCCACCGGCCTCGACCTGAATCTGCTGGTCGCGCTGGACGTGCTGCTGGAGGAGGAGAGCGTGCGCGGCGCCGCCCGCCGGCTGCACCTGTCCGAGCCGGCCATGAGCCGCACCCTCGGCCGGATCCGCAAGGCGCTCGGCGACCCGGTGCTGGTGCGCGCCGGCCGCCGGATGGTGCCGACTCCGCACGCGCTCGCCGTGCGCGCCGAGGTCGGCGCGGTGGTGGAGCGGGCCCGCGCCCTGTTCGCGCCGGGCCGGGACGCCGACCTGCGCACGGTGACCCGCACCTTCACCGTCCTCGGCCACGACATGATCGCCGCCACCCACGGCGCGGCCCTCTTCGCCCGCGCCGCCCGCGAGGCCCCCGGCGTCCGGCTGCGCTTCCTCAGCGAGAGCCACACCGACGCCCCGTATCTGCGGCAGGGCATCGCCGACCTGGAGGTCGGGGTGATCGACGCGGCCGCGCCCGAGGTGCGGGTGGAGACCGTGCACGAGGAACGCATGCTCGGCGTCGTACGGCCCGGACACCCCTTGCTGGACGGCGAGCTGACGCCCGAGCGGTTCGCCGGAGCGGCGGGGCACCTCAGCGTCTCCCGGCGCGGCCGGCAGCACGGGCCGATCGACGACGCCCTCGCCGCGCTCGGCCTGCGGCGCCGGGTGGTGGGCAGCGTCGGCAGCTATCCGGCCTCGTTGTTCGTGCTGCGCGAGACCGACCTCGTCGGGCTGATCACCGAGTGGGGCCGCCCGCTGGCCGACGCCCTCGGGCTGGCCGTCTTCGAGATCCCGCTCGCACTGCCAGCGATGCGGGTGGGCTTCGCCTGGCATCCGCGCCATGACGCCGACCCGGCCCACGCCTGGCTGCGCGACTGCGTACGAGAGCTGCTGACGGCGAGGACGGCGAGGTCGGCGACCGGTCAGCCGGCGCCCGCCTTCCGTTTCCGTCCGGTATGA
- a CDS encoding MFS transporter — MPAHALTRPVLLTLCACVLVAQSMVAAVNLLIPQLSSSGPHLSHTELLWTVDAYVIVFAGLLIPAGALGDRHGRKGALLAGLGLFAAGAATSALAPGPALLIAGRGLSGAGAALITPATMSILVHLAGPEHRARAMASWTLAIGLGGMAGNLGGGLAGQYLSWRALFAAMVPLAAVLAAAVAVTTPRTARAAQGSPDPAGTLLLTAGLVAVLFGIIEGPGHGWTSVRILTAFTAGAVLLAAFTGHALRSRAPLFDPRVFRSGALRATTLGLATGFFGLFALFFVNSQYLQRVKGYGPAVTGVAIVPLIVGMALVPRFAARWSARPRPVVGTGLALIGLGLLAASTADAHTPYPLYACWLLVISAGTGLAMPALTLGVVVSLPAHRAGLGSGLGTSAREIGAALGVAVAGTALASHPDFSTGMGPALRVVGLTVLVATAAVVTGYRNPVHPSPNAPAAPATREPAA, encoded by the coding sequence GTGCCCGCGCACGCCCTGACCCGCCCCGTCCTGCTCACGCTGTGCGCCTGCGTCCTCGTCGCGCAGAGCATGGTCGCGGCCGTCAACCTGCTGATACCGCAACTGAGTTCGTCCGGACCGCACCTCTCGCACACCGAACTGCTGTGGACGGTCGACGCCTACGTCATCGTCTTCGCGGGCCTGCTGATCCCGGCCGGCGCGCTCGGCGACCGCCACGGCCGCAAGGGGGCCCTGCTCGCCGGGCTCGGCCTGTTCGCCGCAGGCGCGGCGACCAGCGCGCTGGCTCCCGGCCCGGCGCTGCTGATCGCGGGCCGGGGTCTGTCCGGCGCCGGGGCCGCGCTGATCACCCCGGCGACGATGTCGATCCTGGTGCACCTGGCCGGGCCCGAGCACCGGGCCCGGGCGATGGCGTCCTGGACGCTGGCCATCGGGCTGGGCGGCATGGCGGGCAACCTCGGCGGCGGCCTGGCCGGTCAGTACCTGTCCTGGCGGGCGCTGTTCGCCGCGATGGTGCCGCTGGCCGCCGTGCTCGCCGCCGCGGTGGCGGTGACCACCCCGCGCACCGCCCGCGCCGCGCAGGGCAGCCCGGACCCGGCCGGCACCCTGCTGCTCACGGCGGGCCTGGTCGCCGTGCTGTTCGGCATCATCGAGGGCCCCGGCCACGGCTGGACCTCGGTGCGCATCCTGACCGCGTTCACCGCGGGCGCCGTGCTGCTGGCCGCGTTCACCGGGCACGCCCTGCGCTCGCGCGCCCCGCTGTTCGACCCGCGGGTCTTCCGCTCCGGCGCGCTGCGGGCGACCACGCTGGGCCTGGCGACGGGCTTCTTCGGCCTGTTCGCGCTGTTCTTCGTCAACTCGCAGTACCTCCAGCGGGTCAAGGGCTACGGGCCGGCGGTAACCGGCGTCGCGATCGTGCCGCTGATCGTCGGCATGGCCCTGGTGCCGAGGTTCGCGGCCCGCTGGTCGGCGCGTCCGCGTCCGGTCGTCGGCACGGGGCTGGCGCTGATCGGCCTCGGCCTGCTGGCCGCGTCCACGGCGGACGCGCACACGCCCTACCCGCTGTACGCCTGCTGGCTGCTGGTCATCTCGGCGGGCACGGGCCTGGCCATGCCCGCGCTCACCCTGGGCGTCGTGGTGTCCCTGCCCGCGCACCGGGCGGGCCTCGGCTCGGGACTCGGCACCTCGGCCCGCGAGATCGGCGCCGCCCTCGGTGTCGCCGTCGCCGGCACCGCCCTGGCCTCCCACCCCGACTTCTCCACCGGCATGGGCCCGGCACTCCGGGTGGTGGGCCTGACGGTCCTGGTGGCGACGGCCGCGGTCGTCACCGGCTACCGCAACCCCGTCCACCCGTCCCCGAATGCTCCGGCGGCCCCGGCGACGCGGGAACCGGCGGCCTGA
- a CDS encoding serine hydrolase domain-containing protein, translating into MRRIPACVLTDAAPPRVTGGHVLDRYVQIGSLTKALTGTLLARLAEAGVAGPDDPVERWLPAPPGTGITLLHLARHTSGLPRLPPGLAGRDPYAAFGRAELERLVRGLDTVAVRPPGEEEYSNLGYAVLGAALAAAGRAGYEELLETYVLRPAGVTEVTARPAPGQRLTAPGLWPGTRRRPWTMDGAILPAGGLWATPRAVAALVVALLVDRRLGEPAVGWQSAGALTWHNGATRDASVFAGAMADGRWAVVHRLNGRAEDTDRAGIALLRRA; encoded by the coding sequence GTGCGCCGTATCCCGGCCTGTGTACTGACCGACGCGGCCCCGCCCCGGGTGACCGGCGGACACGTACTGGACCGCTATGTACAGATCGGGTCCCTCACGAAGGCGCTGACCGGCACGTTGCTCGCCCGGCTGGCGGAGGCGGGCGTGGCCGGGCCCGACGACCCCGTCGAACGGTGGCTCCCGGCACCGCCGGGCACCGGCATCACCCTGCTGCACCTGGCCCGGCATACCTCCGGACTCCCCCGGCTGCCGCCCGGCCTCGCGGGCCGGGACCCGTACGCGGCGTTCGGCCGGGCGGAGTTGGAGCGGCTGGTCCGCGGCCTGGACACCGTCGCCGTACGCCCGCCGGGGGAGGAGGAGTACTCCAACCTCGGGTACGCCGTCCTCGGCGCCGCCCTGGCCGCCGCGGGCCGGGCCGGTTACGAGGAACTGCTGGAGACGTACGTCCTGCGGCCGGCGGGCGTCACCGAGGTGACCGCCCGTCCGGCTCCCGGGCAGCGGCTGACGGCGCCCGGGCTGTGGCCGGGGACGCGGCGCCGGCCCTGGACGATGGACGGCGCGATCCTCCCGGCGGGCGGCCTGTGGGCGACACCGCGTGCGGTCGCCGCGCTCGTCGTGGCGCTGCTGGTGGACCGGCGGCTGGGCGAACCGGCCGTGGGCTGGCAGTCGGCGGGAGCGCTGACCTGGCACAACGGCGCCACCCGGGACGCGTCCGTGTTCGCCGGGGCGATGGCGGACGGGCGGTGGGCCGTGGTGCACCGGCTGAACGGGCGGGCGGAGGACACCGACCGGGCCGGGATCGCGCTGCTGCGGCGGGCGTGA
- a CDS encoding malate dehydrogenase, with the protein MTRTPVNVTVTGAAGQIGYALLFRIASGQLLGADVPVRLRLLEITPALKAAEGTAMELDDCAFPLLQGIDITDDPNVAFDGANVALLVGARPRTKGMERGDLLEANGGIFKPQGKAINDHAADDIKVLVVGNPANTNALIAQAAAPDVPAERFTAMTRLDHNRALTQLAKKTGSSVADIKRLTIWGNHSATQYPDIFHATVAGKNAAEVVNDEKWLAEDFIPTVAKRGAAIIEARGASSAASAANAAIDHVHTWVNGTAEGDWTSMGIPSDGSYGVPEGLISSFPVICKDGKYEIVQGLDINEFSRARIDASVKELSEEREAVRGLGLI; encoded by the coding sequence ATGACCCGCACTCCCGTGAACGTCACCGTCACCGGCGCGGCCGGCCAGATCGGTTACGCCCTGCTCTTCCGCATCGCCTCCGGCCAGCTGCTCGGCGCGGACGTGCCGGTCCGGCTGCGCCTCCTGGAGATCACCCCGGCGCTCAAGGCCGCCGAGGGCACGGCGATGGAGCTGGACGACTGCGCCTTCCCGCTGCTGCAGGGCATCGACATCACCGACGACCCGAACGTCGCGTTCGACGGCGCCAACGTGGCCCTGCTGGTGGGCGCCCGCCCGCGCACCAAGGGCATGGAGCGCGGTGACCTGCTGGAGGCCAACGGCGGCATCTTCAAGCCGCAGGGCAAGGCCATCAACGACCACGCGGCGGACGACATCAAGGTGCTCGTCGTCGGCAACCCGGCCAACACCAACGCGCTCATCGCGCAGGCCGCCGCGCCGGACGTCCCGGCCGAGCGCTTCACCGCGATGACCCGCCTGGACCACAACCGCGCGCTGACCCAGCTCGCGAAGAAGACGGGCAGCTCGGTCGCCGACATCAAGCGGCTGACCATCTGGGGCAACCACTCCGCCACCCAGTACCCGGACATCTTCCACGCCACCGTCGCCGGCAAGAACGCCGCCGAGGTCGTGAACGACGAGAAGTGGCTGGCCGAGGACTTCATCCCGACCGTCGCCAAGCGCGGTGCCGCGATCATCGAGGCCCGTGGCGCCTCGTCGGCCGCCTCCGCCGCCAACGCCGCGATCGACCACGTCCACACCTGGGTCAACGGCACCGCCGAGGGCGACTGGACCTCCATGGGCATCCCGTCGGACGGGTCCTACGGCGTCCCGGAGGGCCTGATCTCCTCCTTCCCGGTCATCTGCAAGGACGGCAAGTACGAGATCGTCCAGGGCCTGGACATCAACGAGTTCTCCCGCGCCCGCATCGACGCCTCCGTCAAGGAGCTGTCGGAGGAGCGCGAGGCGGTCCGCGGCCTCGGCCTCATCTGA
- a CDS encoding helix-turn-helix domain-containing protein, which yields MPRWTALPDDLDPQITEFTVGLRQLVDRSGLSVAALADRTGYGTTSWERYLDGRLLAPKGAVIALAEATGTQPGPLTTLWELAERAWSRSESRNDSTRQALRMAEGENDRRTTDGDTGKAAGKSAGKTVGKGLGKGAGQGVDKGLGGGAGQGDGKGLGVNAGQGVGKGVGKGSGQGGTGTAVGPGSAGSGEVPPAVPAQPAATDADTGDRAADGSASGSGATTAGRSGAGSASAGDAGTAAGGCEAAAGGAGTPVKNSWGLAGYRGPSQASARPGAGPAGRPAGTPATTPPGPLGNPAGLSRPLGTSAVPPGSHANFLNIPAGTPGTPVGAPGAPGTPAGPGATRLLGTAPGPARTPHGRPAAVEGRSGRWQPVVMFFAGLIGVLALIAGVFYFTHRDGKAGNEAKPSPSASARTTPPPGVKCTGSDCTGKDAEAMGCGGDLVTTAKTATVGTTTLEVRYSKVCGTAWGRITSGVPGDSVRVSVGRERQTGDITAAGDTIGYTPMVAVRNPARARACATLASGQTGCTE from the coding sequence ATGCCTCGATGGACAGCCTTGCCGGACGATCTGGACCCGCAGATCACGGAGTTCACCGTCGGGCTGCGGCAACTGGTGGACCGCAGCGGTCTGAGCGTCGCGGCACTGGCCGACCGGACGGGCTACGGCACGACGTCCTGGGAGCGGTACCTGGACGGCCGGCTGCTGGCGCCCAAGGGCGCGGTCATCGCCCTCGCGGAGGCCACCGGCACCCAGCCGGGCCCGCTGACCACCCTGTGGGAGCTGGCCGAACGCGCCTGGAGCCGGTCGGAGTCGCGGAACGACAGCACGCGGCAGGCGCTGCGGATGGCGGAGGGGGAGAACGACCGGAGGACCACGGACGGGGACACCGGGAAGGCCGCCGGGAAGTCCGCTGGGAAGACCGTGGGCAAGGGGCTCGGCAAGGGCGCCGGGCAGGGCGTGGACAAGGGGCTTGGCGGAGGCGCCGGGCAGGGTGACGGAAAGGGCCTCGGCGTGAATGCCGGGCAGGGCGTGGGCAAGGGTGTCGGCAAGGGGTCCGGGCAGGGCGGCACCGGTACCGCCGTCGGGCCGGGAAGTGCCGGTTCCGGCGAGGTCCCGCCGGCCGTTCCCGCGCAGCCGGCGGCCACGGACGCCGACACCGGCGACCGTGCGGCGGACGGTTCGGCGAGCGGCAGTGGCGCGACCACGGCCGGCCGGAGCGGTGCCGGTTCGGCGAGCGCGGGCGACGCGGGCACGGCCGCCGGTGGTTGCGAAGCGGCGGCCGGCGGTGCCGGCACGCCCGTCAAGAACTCCTGGGGCCTGGCCGGTTACCGGGGCCCGTCGCAGGCGAGCGCCCGCCCGGGCGCCGGGCCCGCGGGCCGCCCGGCCGGAACCCCGGCGACCACCCCGCCCGGCCCCCTCGGCAACCCCGCCGGCCTCTCCCGCCCCCTGGGCACCTCGGCGGTCCCGCCGGGCAGCCACGCCAACTTCCTCAACATCCCCGCCGGTACCCCCGGCACCCCCGTCGGTGCTCCCGGTGCCCCCGGCACCCCCGCCGGTCCCGGTGCGACCCGCCTCCTCGGCACCGCGCCCGGCCCGGCCCGTACTCCCCATGGGCGTCCCGCGGCGGTGGAGGGACGGTCCGGGCGGTGGCAGCCGGTGGTGATGTTCTTCGCCGGTCTGATCGGCGTGCTCGCCCTCATCGCCGGTGTCTTCTACTTCACCCACCGCGACGGCAAGGCCGGGAACGAGGCCAAGCCCTCCCCGTCGGCCTCCGCCCGCACCACCCCGCCCCCCGGCGTCAAGTGCACCGGCTCCGACTGCACCGGCAAGGACGCCGAGGCCATGGGCTGCGGCGGCGACCTGGTGACCACCGCCAAGACCGCCACCGTCGGCACCACCACCCTGGAGGTCCGCTACAGCAAGGTCTGCGGGACCGCGTGGGGCCGGATCACCAGCGGCGTGCCCGGCGACTCCGTGCGGGTCAGCGTGGGCAGGGAACGGCAGACGGGCGACATCACCGCCGCAGGGGACACCATCGGATACACGCCGATGGTCGCCGTACGGAACCCGGCCCGGGCCAGGGCCTGCGCCACGCTCGCCTCGGGACAGACCGGCTGCACGGAGTGA
- a CDS encoding DUF3017 domain-containing protein has product MPAEDARGDAEPTVRDAISAPDASGRPRRVTRRFPLFTRDTARPEGGGRAAPGGAPAPARQWPLLTVVGLVALGLLVTALDAFRAGTLIIGLALLAGAVLRWMLPDVGMLAVRSRFTDIATYGVLGLAIFLLALMIQPDPLLKLPFLKDILHFTLTN; this is encoded by the coding sequence GTGCCGGCTGAGGACGCCCGCGGGGACGCGGAACCCACGGTGCGCGACGCGATCAGCGCCCCGGACGCCTCGGGGCGCCCGCGCCGTGTCACCCGCCGCTTCCCGCTCTTCACCAGGGACACCGCGCGCCCCGAGGGCGGCGGCCGGGCCGCGCCCGGCGGCGCCCCGGCGCCCGCCCGGCAGTGGCCGCTGCTCACCGTCGTCGGCCTGGTCGCGCTCGGCCTGCTGGTGACCGCGCTGGACGCGTTCCGCGCGGGCACGCTGATCATCGGTCTCGCCCTGCTGGCCGGCGCGGTGCTGCGCTGGATGCTGCCCGACGTCGGCATGCTCGCCGTACGCTCCCGCTTCACGGACATCGCCACCTACGGCGTCCTGGGCCTGGCCATCTTCCTGCTGGCGCTGATGATCCAGCCCGATCCGCTGCTGAAGCTGCCCTTCCTGAAGGACATCCTGCACTTCACGCTCACCAACTAG
- a CDS encoding bifunctional methylenetetrahydrofolate dehydrogenase/methenyltetrahydrofolate cyclohydrolase — protein sequence MTAQILDGKATAAAIKSDLTARVAALKEKGVTPGLGTILVGDDPGSQKYVAGKHRDCAQVGIASIQRQLPPTATQEEIEAVVRELNEDPACTGYIVQLPLPRGIDENRILELMDPAKDADGLHPMNLGRLVLNEPAPLPCTPNGILTLLRRHGVEIKGAEVVVVGRGVTIGRPMPLLLTRRSENATVTQCHTGTRDLSAHLKRADIIVAAAGSPHLIRAEDVKPGAAVLDVGVSRNAEGKIVGDVHPDVTEVAGWISPNPGGVGPMTRAQLLVNVVEAAERSAG from the coding sequence ATGACCGCCCAGATTCTCGATGGCAAGGCCACCGCAGCCGCGATCAAGTCCGATCTGACCGCCCGCGTGGCGGCGCTGAAGGAGAAGGGCGTCACGCCCGGCCTCGGCACGATCCTGGTCGGGGACGACCCCGGCAGCCAGAAGTACGTCGCCGGCAAGCACCGCGACTGCGCCCAGGTGGGCATCGCCTCCATCCAGCGCCAACTGCCCCCCACGGCCACCCAGGAGGAGATCGAGGCGGTCGTCCGCGAGCTGAACGAGGACCCGGCCTGCACCGGTTACATCGTCCAGCTCCCGCTGCCCCGCGGCATCGACGAGAACCGCATCCTGGAGCTGATGGACCCGGCCAAGGACGCCGACGGCCTGCACCCGATGAACCTCGGCCGGCTGGTCCTGAACGAGCCCGCCCCGCTGCCCTGCACCCCCAACGGCATCCTCACCCTGCTGCGCCGCCACGGCGTGGAGATCAAGGGCGCCGAGGTCGTGGTCGTCGGCCGCGGTGTCACCATCGGCCGCCCGATGCCGCTGCTGCTCACCCGGCGCAGCGAGAACGCCACCGTCACCCAGTGCCACACCGGCACCCGTGACCTGTCCGCCCACCTCAAGCGCGCCGACATCATCGTCGCGGCGGCCGGCTCGCCGCACCTGATCCGCGCCGAGGACGTCAAGCCGGGCGCGGCCGTCCTGGACGTCGGCGTCTCCCGCAACGCCGAGGGCAAGATCGTCGGCGACGTCCACCCGGACGTCACCGAGGTGGCCGGCTGGATCTCCCCGAACCCCGGCGGCGTCGGCCCGATGACCCGGGCCCAGCTGCTGGTCAACGTGGTCGAGGCGGCGGAGCGCAGTGCCGGCTGA
- the purH gene encoding bifunctional phosphoribosylaminoimidazolecarboxamide formyltransferase/IMP cyclohydrolase gives MTAESNKRAIRRALVSVYDKTGLEELARGLHEAGVELVSTGSTAGRIAAAGVPVTKVEELTGFPECLDGRVKTLHPKVHAGILADLRLDSHRAQLAELGVEPFDLVVVNLYPFRETVDSGATPDECVEQIDIGGPSMVRAAAKNHPSVAVVTSPERYADVLVAVKDGGFDLAARKRLAAEAFRHTAEYDLAVSSWFAASYAPLDDSRFPDFTGTTYTRKATLRYGENPHQDAALYVDGTGGLAEAEQLHGKEMSYNNYTDTDAARRAAYDHDEPCVAIIKHANPCGIAVGADVAEAHRKAHACDPVSAYGGVIAVNRPVSKEMAEQVAEIFTEVIVAPDYEDGALEALAKKKNIRVLKAPGAPANAGEAKPIDGGVLLQVTDRLQADGDDPANWTLASGEALSEAELKELAFAWKACRAVKSNAILLAKDGASVGVGMGQVNRVDSCKLAVERAGEERARGAYAASDAFFPFPDGPQILIDAGVRAIVQPGGSIRDEQVVEAAKQAGVTMYFTGTRHFFH, from the coding sequence GTGACCGCCGAGAGCAACAAGCGGGCGATCCGACGCGCGCTCGTCAGCGTCTACGACAAGACCGGCCTGGAGGAGCTGGCCCGCGGGCTGCACGAGGCCGGTGTGGAACTGGTCTCCACCGGCTCCACGGCAGGCCGGATCGCCGCCGCCGGCGTCCCCGTCACCAAGGTCGAGGAGCTGACCGGCTTCCCCGAGTGCCTGGACGGCCGGGTGAAGACCCTGCACCCGAAGGTGCACGCGGGCATCCTCGCCGACCTGCGGCTGGACAGCCACCGCGCGCAGCTCGCCGAGCTGGGCGTGGAGCCGTTCGACCTGGTGGTCGTCAACCTCTACCCGTTCCGCGAGACCGTCGACTCCGGTGCCACGCCCGACGAGTGCGTGGAGCAGATCGACATCGGCGGCCCCTCGATGGTCCGCGCCGCCGCCAAGAACCACCCGTCCGTGGCCGTGGTGACCAGCCCGGAGCGGTACGCCGACGTCCTCGTCGCGGTCAAGGACGGCGGCTTCGACCTCGCCGCCCGCAAGCGGCTGGCCGCCGAGGCGTTCCGGCACACCGCGGAGTACGACCTCGCGGTCTCCTCCTGGTTCGCCGCGTCCTACGCCCCCCTCGACGACTCCCGCTTCCCGGACTTCACGGGCACCACCTACACGCGCAAGGCCACCCTGCGCTACGGCGAGAACCCGCACCAGGACGCCGCCCTGTACGTGGACGGCACCGGCGGTCTCGCCGAGGCCGAGCAGCTGCACGGCAAGGAGATGTCGTACAACAACTACACGGACACGGACGCCGCCCGCCGTGCCGCGTACGACCACGACGAGCCCTGCGTCGCGATCATCAAGCACGCCAACCCCTGCGGCATCGCGGTCGGCGCGGACGTCGCCGAGGCGCACCGCAAGGCGCACGCCTGCGACCCGGTCTCCGCGTACGGCGGTGTGATCGCCGTGAACCGGCCGGTCAGCAAGGAGATGGCCGAGCAGGTCGCCGAGATCTTCACCGAGGTCATCGTCGCGCCGGACTACGAGGACGGCGCGCTGGAGGCCCTCGCCAAGAAGAAGAACATCCGGGTGCTGAAGGCCCCGGGCGCGCCCGCGAACGCGGGTGAGGCCAAGCCCATCGACGGCGGTGTGCTGCTCCAGGTCACCGACCGGCTCCAGGCCGACGGCGACGATCCCGCCAACTGGACGCTGGCCAGCGGCGAGGCGCTCTCCGAGGCGGAGCTGAAGGAGCTGGCCTTCGCCTGGAAGGCCTGCCGCGCGGTGAAGTCCAACGCGATCCTGCTCGCCAAGGACGGCGCGTCGGTCGGTGTCGGCATGGGCCAGGTCAACCGCGTCGACTCCTGCAAGCTGGCCGTCGAGCGGGCGGGCGAGGAGCGGGCCCGGGGCGCCTACGCGGCCTCCGACGCCTTCTTCCCCTTCCCCGACGGCCCGCAGATCCTGATCGACGCCGGCGTCCGGGCGATCGTCCAGCCGGGCGGCTCGATCCGGGACGAGCAGGTCGTCGAGGCCGCCAAGCAGGCGGGCGTGACCATGTACTTCACGGGCACGCGCCACTTCTTCCACTGA
- the purN gene encoding phosphoribosylglycinamide formyltransferase: protein MAATSAGPAVKRLVVLVSGSGTNLQALLDEIAAVGPEAYGARVVAVGADREGIEGLARAERAGIATFVRKVKDHGTREEWDAALAEAVAAYEPDLVVSAGFMKIVGKEFLARFGGRFVNTHPALLPSFPGAHGVRDALAYGAKVTGCTVHFVDDGVDTGPIIAQGVVEIRDEDDESALHERIKEVERRLLVEVVGRLARNGYRIEGRKVVIQ from the coding sequence GTGGCCGCCACCTCCGCCGGCCCGGCAGTCAAGCGCCTCGTCGTGCTGGTCTCCGGCTCCGGCACCAATCTGCAGGCGCTGCTGGACGAGATCGCCGCCGTCGGCCCCGAGGCGTACGGCGCCCGGGTCGTGGCCGTGGGCGCCGACCGCGAGGGCATCGAAGGGCTGGCCCGGGCCGAGCGCGCCGGCATCGCCACCTTCGTGCGAAAGGTCAAGGACCACGGGACCCGCGAGGAGTGGGACGCCGCCCTCGCCGAGGCCGTCGCCGCGTACGAGCCCGACCTCGTGGTCTCCGCCGGGTTCATGAAAATCGTCGGCAAGGAGTTCCTGGCCCGGTTCGGCGGACGCTTCGTCAACACCCACCCCGCCCTGCTCCCCAGTTTTCCCGGTGCCCACGGCGTCCGTGACGCGCTCGCGTACGGCGCCAAGGTGACCGGCTGCACCGTCCACTTCGTCGACGACGGTGTCGACACCGGCCCGATCATCGCCCAGGGCGTGGTCGAGATCCGGGACGAGGACGACGAGAGCGCGCTGCACGAGCGCATCAAGGAAGTCGAGCGAAGGCTGCTCGTCGAGGTCGTGGGGCGGCTCGCCCGCAACGGCTATCGCATTGAGGGACGAAAGGTAGTTATCCAGTGA